A region of the Neomicrococcus lactis genome:
AGCAGCGATCAACGGTGACATCCCACAGCAGCAGCGTGAGCGCACGGTTGAGCAGCTCCGCGACGGCAAGATCGACATCCTTGTGGCAACTGACGTTGCTGCTCGTGGTCTTGACGTTGAGCGCATCAGCCACGTCATCAACTACGACATCCCTCACGACACCGAGTCCTACGTGCATCGCATTGGCCGTACGGGCCGTGCAGGTCGCCAGGGTGACGCGATCCTCTTCATGACGCCACGCGAAAAGTACTTGTTGCGTGCCATCGAAAAGGCAACCCGTCAAGAAGTTGAGCACATGCGCTTGCCTTCCGTTGACGCTGTCAACGACGTTCGCTTGAACAAGTTTGCAGAGCGCATCACGGAGACCATCGAGTCTGAGGATCTCTCAGTCTTCCGCGGTCTTGTGGAGAAGTACGAAGCTGATCACGACATCACCGCTTCCGAAATCGCAGCTGCTTTGGCTTACATGGCACAGGGTGGTCGTCCACTCTTGCTCGAAAACGAAATCCCACTTCCTCCAGCCAAGCAGGCTCGCGAAGGCCGCGACGGACGCGATATGCGTGACGGCCGTGGATCCCGCGGTCCATCGCGTGGCCTCTCCGAAGGTGGAGCAACCTACCGCATCGCTGTGGGACGCCGTCAGCGCGTGCTTCCAGGCTCGATCGTGGGCGCTCTCGCCAACGAGGGTGGCATTCCATCCAGCGCCATCGGTGGCATCGACATTCGTGCGGATCACTCCCTCGTGGAGCTTCCAGCCGACTTGTCCAAGGACACCTTGGATCGCTTGAGCGGAACCCGCATCGGCGGAAACCTCATTCACCTTGAGCTCGACAACGGCCGCCGTCCTCGTTCTGACGAGGGTGGAGACCGTGGCGGCGATCGTGGTGGCTACCGCGGCGGCCGTGAAGGCGGTTACCGTGGCGGTCGCGAAGGCGGCGGCGGAAGCCGTGGCGGCTTCGGCGGACGTTCCTCCGGTGGATTCCGCAAGGATCGCGATGATCGTGGCGACCGTGGAGGACGTTCCGGCGGCTTCGGCGGCGGCGAGCGTTCGGACCGTGGCGGCTTCGGTGGCGACCGCGCTGAGCGTGGTGGCTTCGGTGGCGAGCGTTCAGATCGTGGCGGTTTCGGCGGCGATCGTGCTCCTCGCAGCAGCGAAAGCACGGGCGAACGTGATTTCGGCAACAGTCGTGAAGGCGGATTCCGCAAACCACGCACAGGAAAGACCTTCGGAGCTTCCCGTCCAAACCGTGGATTCCGTAGGGATTAAGCGGTTTTTAGGGCTTCGAAATCGATCTGAGTGGTGTGTGTAACCAAACGCCACTCTCGATTTCGGAATTGAGGAAATCTTCGGTAGACTTTTTCCTCGTTGCCCCCCTAGCTCAGTGGTAGAGCGCAGTCTTGGTAAGACTGAGGTCACGGGATCGATTCCCGTGGGGGGCTCTGAATGAAGGCCCACGTTGCACCGGCAAAATGGAGCAGCGTGGGCATACTTCATTCGTGGCGGTGTAGCTCAGCTGGTTAGAGCGCACGACTCATAATCGTGAGGTCCCGGGATCGAGTCCCGGCACCGCTACCAAAGAAACTCCCTGGCAGATTTGCCGGGGAGTTTTTGTGTATCTGGACCCAGATGTGGGTTATAGGACATAAATGTGTGTCTGGGTCGGGCGTGTCTTTTTAGGAGGCGCGGCCGGCCCATCCTTTTCGGTGCCAGAGTCCTTCGTTTGCGTTGAGTCCTGTTCCGAGTTCTGCGGGTCCGATGTGTTCCTCGATTTCTTGCGTGTAGGCGACGGGCTCGTAGTGTTCTTTTTTGATGAGTTGGTGGGCTGGTGCTGGGTTCTGGGAGTGCTTGTAGAGGAACCATTCCACGGCTCGTTTAGCGTGCTCAGGGGTCAGTCCGCGATGGTTGCGTAGAAGATTGCGTAGCTGCGCGTTGATGCCTCCTTCGATCCTGTTCGTTGTTGATGAGGCGTTCCGTGAGCGGTGCTCGTCTTTGAGATAGGTGAACAGGACTTCTTGTTGGCTGGCGCGCTCGAGGAGTTGGTAGGCCTTGCGTAGCCGGTCGTGTGTGAACCACCAGCGCTGGTGCGGCCTCACGCTTTGCGGCAGCGAACCACGGTGGTGCGAACGGTAGGTTTTCTCGTTCAGCATCTGGTGATGTTTTCCGTGCCACTGGTTGAGTGCAAGTAGCCATGCACGCGCTTGATCCTGGCTCGTGATCCGTGTCAGGGCAAGGGAAATAGCCCGTAGTTCGCGGCCCGCGGTCGTGCGGGGGCGCATCGTGATCAGCACGCGCACGTTGCGTTGAATATGCACCAGGCAGCGTTGAACAGGGGTCTCGGGCCAGCAATGTTTCAGCGCGGATGCCAGCCCGGAACCACCATCAATCACGACCAAATCTGGTGCGGGGAAACGAGTTAGGAGCTGTTCCCACGCCACGCGTTTTTCCGTGTCACACCATTGATAACCGATGACGTGTTCGCCAGCGATCGCGATCAAGCAACACCAGGAACCGAGATAGATGCCGTCGAGCTGGACTTCCGGATAGATCTCTCCGGTGACCTCGATCGCGGGAGTAATGTTCCAGCACCAGTGTGTGGAGCGACGAAACGAGCGTGGATCCACGCCCTGAGCGACTTGGGATTGAGTCTTGTTTCCCAGCAGCCATTCCAGGAATCGGGAGAGCTCGTGGCGTCGACGCACGTCGACGCGTTGTATCCGTTCAGAACTACTCGCGCCACACGATTTACAGCGATACCTGGTAGCTCCAGCACTCGTGGAACCGTTCCTTTTCAGCCCGCCACCACACAGGACGCATAAACGCTCGTTGTCAACCACGCTTCCCGAATAAACAACGAAAAGTATGCCAACACCCGTTTAGCCGCGCCGATAAAGGCAACCAAGCCCCATCAGACACACTTTAATGTCCTATAACCCCCAGATGTTCGTCCGGGATGTTTAATCTGGCTCAGAAAGCCGGCTAAGGCTTCGTAGAGGGCCCGTGAACGGCACTTCCGGGCGGGGGTTATAGGCACAAATGTGTGTACAGGTTTCGGCGTGTCATGGTTGGTTTCTGCCGGCCCAGCCGGTTTGGATGCCGTTTCCGTCTTCCCAGCTGAAGTGGTTGCTGTAGGTTTCTGGGGCTTGCGATTCATCGCTTTCCATTGATGCGTTTTTGGTCCGTTGGGCCGGGTTGAGGTGTTCTGGTTTCACGAGGCTCCAGGGTTGTCTGGGGTGTTCGGTGAGGGATTCGAGGAGCCAGTCCACAGCGGTTCTGGCGTGCTCTTCGGGGAGTCCTCGATGCAGCCGTAAGAGCTCTTTGATCGCTTTGTTCGGTCCGCCTTCTAACGGGGATGTGGTCCGGTGAATTTTCTCGCCGGTGTCTGGTTGCAGGTCAGTGTCTAACCACGTGAATAAGCAGTGTTCTTGGATGAGGCGTCGATACACGTTCCGGGCTCGGCGTAAGCGTTGATGCGTGTACCACCAGTGACTGTTTCTCGAGACGCTTGAGGGGCGTTCCTGACCGGTTTTCGCTTTGGTTCGGTGCTTGAGGAACTCGTCCCATTTCGCCTCCCACGCGGCGTATTCACGCAACCACGCAATGGCTTCGTCTTGGGTGCTGACCTTCATCAAGACCCTCGTCAGGGCTGCGAGTTCTTTACCGGCTGGTAGCCGTGGCTGGAAGGTGAGCTCGCGACGGATGTTCTGGAACACATGAAAATAGCAGCGTTGAACTTTCGACTCCGGCCACGTTTCCTTCAACGCGGCACGTAGCCCGGTACCACCATCAATGATCGCCACCGCCGGTGCCGGGATCCGCTCGAGTAGGACTTGCCAGGCGATCTTTTTCTCTCGATCGCACCATTGCCAATCCACCACGTACTTGCCGTTATAGGCGATCAGCACGCACCACCCGTTGAAATAGGTGCCATCAAGCATGAGCTGATGATGCACTACGCCGGTGGGCACAGGCGGTGGAACCTCAACGCGCCAGCACCACTGAATACGCTTCCGGAAACCACGCGCTGAACCTGCCATGGCTGCCTGCGACTGAGTACCCAGGATCCATGTCAAGAACTGAGTCAGTTCGCTCTTACGAGTGACATCAGATCGTGAACGAACCTGCGAAGCACCACACGACTTGCACCGCCACCGAGCACGACCAGCCGAGGTCTTACCGTTCTTGACCAGAACACAATCACATACACCACAACGTGGCCGATGAGAAGCAACAGGCACCCCATATGCTTTCAAAGCATAAGCAGGACCCTACACGCCTACTCCCACAAGGCAAGCAAGCCTAATCTGTACACACATTCGTGCCTATAACCCCCGGGCGGTGTCGCCTAAGATGGTGTGCATGCTGCCATGGG
Encoded here:
- a CDS encoding DEAD/DEAH box helicase, with amino-acid sequence MSFDTPENNYDAAATETASPSVESAPVENASIENAPVESAPVENARAEEAPAVSEEKSSKKDKSAESDEILFAELGIDGRVLRALTDVGYEKPSPIQAATIPLLLDGKDVVGLAQTGTGKTAAFAIPALSRMAELADINGPSRDTQVLVLAPTRELALQVAEAFTSYARHLEDFTVLPVYGGSPYGPQLSGLRRGAQVVVGTPGRVIDHIQKGSLDLSNLQYVVLDEADEMLRMGFAEEVDRILESTPKDKQVALFSATMPSSIRRIAKQYLRDPQEVTVKSQTTTGKNIRQRYVQVMGPYKLDAMTRIFETEEFDGVITFVRTKLATEDLADKLKARGFRAAAINGDIPQQQRERTVEQLRDGKIDILVATDVAARGLDVERISHVINYDIPHDTESYVHRIGRTGRAGRQGDAILFMTPREKYLLRAIEKATRQEVEHMRLPSVDAVNDVRLNKFAERITETIESEDLSVFRGLVEKYEADHDITASEIAAALAYMAQGGRPLLLENEIPLPPAKQAREGRDGRDMRDGRGSRGPSRGLSEGGATYRIAVGRRQRVLPGSIVGALANEGGIPSSAIGGIDIRADHSLVELPADLSKDTLDRLSGTRIGGNLIHLELDNGRRPRSDEGGDRGGDRGGYRGGREGGYRGGREGGGGSRGGFGGRSSGGFRKDRDDRGDRGGRSGGFGGGERSDRGGFGGDRAERGGFGGERSDRGGFGGDRAPRSSESTGERDFGNSREGGFRKPRTGKTFGASRPNRGFRRD
- a CDS encoding IS1249 family transposase is translated as MVDNERLCVLCGGGLKRNGSTSAGATRYRCKSCGASSSERIQRVDVRRRHELSRFLEWLLGNKTQSQVAQGVDPRSFRRSTHWCWNITPAIEVTGEIYPEVQLDGIYLGSWCCLIAIAGEHVIGYQWCDTEKRVAWEQLLTRFPAPDLVVIDGGSGLASALKHCWPETPVQRCLVHIQRNVRVLITMRPRTTAGRELRAISLALTRITSQDQARAWLLALNQWHGKHHQMLNEKTYRSHHRGSLPQSVRPHQRWWFTHDRLRKAYQLLERASQQEVLFTYLKDEHRSRNASSTTNRIEGGINAQLRNLLRNHRGLTPEHAKRAVEWFLYKHSQNPAPAHQLIKKEHYEPVAYTQEIEEHIGPAELGTGLNANEGLWHRKGWAGRAS
- a CDS encoding IS1249 family transposase, with product MPVASHRPRCGVCDCVLVKNGKTSAGRARWRCKSCGASQVRSRSDVTRKSELTQFLTWILGTQSQAAMAGSARGFRKRIQWCWRVEVPPPVPTGVVHHQLMLDGTYFNGWCVLIAYNGKYVVDWQWCDREKKIAWQVLLERIPAPAVAIIDGGTGLRAALKETWPESKVQRCYFHVFQNIRRELTFQPRLPAGKELAALTRVLMKVSTQDEAIAWLREYAAWEAKWDEFLKHRTKAKTGQERPSSVSRNSHWWYTHQRLRRARNVYRRLIQEHCLFTWLDTDLQPDTGEKIHRTTSPLEGGPNKAIKELLRLHRGLPEEHARTAVDWLLESLTEHPRQPWSLVKPEHLNPAQRTKNASMESDESQAPETYSNHFSWEDGNGIQTGWAGRNQP